The genomic DNA AAGATAAATAACCCGTCGAAAAAGCCAACGATCATCGCACAGGAGGAAGTCCTCTCCGGTCTTATCGATTACTATTACGAGGACGAGAAAAAAGAAGACTTCCACGGTGAAGATGATGGACGGGAGTGATGCCTTATGAGAATTGCGCTGGGAGTGACTGGGTGCATCGCCTCCTATAAGGCCGCGGAGATAGTCAGAGCCCTCGTCAGAAGGAACGTGGAGGTCGACGTCATCATGACGCAGCATGCCACGTCCTTCATCTCCCCCCTGACGTTCCAGACTCTCTCCCGCAAGAGAGTCATCGTGGAGCAGTATGAACTCCATTCCGATGCTTCGGTAGAACACATTGCCCTTGCGAGACTTGTAGACCTTTTTCTTGTGGCTCCTGCATCTGCCGATGTGATCAACAAGTTCGCCTCTGGGATCGCAGATGATTTTCTGACGACCTTTTTCCTCTCATGCACCGCGCCGGTTATGATCGCACCTTCCATGAATGCGAGCATGTATCTCAATCCCGTCGTTCAGGAGAGCGTGGAGAAATTGAAGAGAGGTGGTGTTCACATCATAGCCCCTGAAAAAGGTGATCTGGCCTGTGGAGAGGAGGGGGTTGGAAGGCTTCCAGACATAGAGAAGATAGTTGAAGAGGCGATGAGGGCGGCGGTAAAATCAAATTCGCTGAAAGGGAAGAATGTGCTGGTCACGGCGGGGGGGACAAGGGAGCCAATAGATGGCGTCCGGTACATCTCGAACCGTTCATCCGGGAAGATGGGTTATGCCGTTGCCGAGGCTGCCAGGAAGAGAGGAGCAGACGTGACTCTCGTCAGTGGGCCCACGGACCTCACCGTTCCCTGGGGAATAAACCTCATTGAGGTGGAGACTTCTGATGAGATGGCGGATACCGTCCTGAAAGAGGCAACCAGGGCAGATTACATCTTCATGGCGGCGGCAGTCTCGGACTTCAAGCCTGAAAAGGTCCATAAAGGAAAGATTAAGAAAAGCGAAGGGGACCTGACACTCAAACTGAACAGGACGAGGGATATCCTTCTTGAGCTTGGAAAGAAGAAGGAGGGCAGGAGAGAGGCAAGCGAAGGAAAAGAAAGAGGTGAAAGAGGAGAGATCAGGAAGAGCGTGGGTATCCTCGTGGGGTTTGCCGCTGAGACGGAGAATCTTCTGAGGAATGCGAAATCGAAGTTGAGAGAGAAGAATCTCGATTTCATCGTGGCAAACGACGTAAGAAAAAAGGGGACGGGTTTCGGCTCCGATCGGAATGCTGCCATCCTTGTCGATAGAAAGGGGAAAAGAAAAGTCTTCTCCAGGATGTACAAGCGCGAACTCGCCGAGCGCCTCCTCGACGCGATCTGTAAGCCACACTAAGAATGCCAATGGAGGGCAAACTTAATCGATGAGGGAGAAGAAACAGATCCGGGAGCAACTGGAAGAAAGGTTGAAATACTTGCAGGAGATGGGTATCGACCATCTCGGAGTCCGCACACTTGGTATCTCCGGAATCGAGATCGGCGATGATATCTTGATCGGGGAAAGGCAGGCAAGGGAGAGCCATGTATTGCAGGTTTCAATTCGGCCTGCTGCCGAAAGTCATGAAAAGATGTCAGCGGCTGATGATGGTGCTTCCAGGGGAAAAGAGAATTCCCTTCTTCTATCAGAGCTTCGGATGAATATCGGGGATTGCACGAGGTGTCGCCTTTCTGCAGGAAGAAAGCACATCGTTTTCGGTTCCGGCTCGCCGCAGGCGGAGCTCTTATTTATTGGGGAGGCTCCCGGAGTCGATGAAGACATTCAGGGTCTTCCCTTTGTGGGGAGAGCCGGGCACCTCCTGACCAAGATTATCAATGCAATAGAAATGGACCGGGAGCAGGTCTACATCGCCAACATCATCAAATGCCGCCCTCCTGGAAATCGAAATCCATTGCCGGATGAGATCGAAACCTGCGTTCCGTTTCTCATCAGACAGATTGAGATCATAAAGCCGAGGATCATAGTGGCGCTCGGAACGGTTGCGGCTCAGATCCTCCTCAAGACGACACTTCCCATCACCTCTCTGAGAGGGAGATTCATGAAGTACTGCGATGTACCGGTCATGCCAACCTTTCATCCCGCCTTCCTTCTGAGGAATCCGAACAGGAAAAAGGAGGTCTGGGAAGACATGAAAATCGTGCGCGATGCCCTGAAGAGGTGACCGGATCAGGCAGGAGCTAATCAGGCTTCTCATAGCATGAATAGATGAAAAGATATTTCCAGATCGCCCTCCCGCTTCCCATCCGTCAGACATTTACCTATTCTCTCCAGGAATCCATTAGCGCTGATATCAGGCCTGGTACGAGGGTCATCGTCCCCTTCGGGAGAAGAGAGATGGTCGGCTTCATCACGGAGGAGATCGAGGAAGAAAAAGTCGGCCTTGATAAGAGAAAAGTCAAAGAGATTATCCGCATCCTGGATGAAAGACCTCTGATGAGTGAAGATATTCTAACTCTTTCCAGATGGGCTGCTGACTACTATATCTGCGGCCTCGGAGAGATGTTGAAAGCAGCCATTCCCGGGATCAGCAGGAGCTCGAAGACGAAGGTGGAAAGATGTGCAGAGATCGTGAAGAAGGAGGGATGGAGTCTTGAGGACTACCGACGATCATGCGGGAGAGCTATCAGGCAGCTTGCCGTTCTCGAACTGCTGCTTGAAGAGGGAAAGGCAGTACCATTCAGCGAGATCAAGGAAAAGAGCGGGGCATCATCCTCCACCGTCCTGGCTCTGAGTAAGAAGGGTCTCTTAAGTATCGGTATGATGGATGTGAGAAGGAAGCCCTTTTCTCTTTCCGCGGCCGAGAGGAAAGAAATAGTGCTTAATGACGAACAGGAACGTGCCGTCCGGGAGCTTTATGGAGCCCTTGAAATGAACCAGTTCAAGGTCTTCCTGCTGAAGGGTGTCACCGGGAGCGGAAAGACGGAGGTCTATCTGAAAGCGATGGAGAAAGCCATTTCAATGGAGAGGAATGCCCTCTACCTTGTTCCCGAGATCTCCCTTACCCCGATGCTCGCCAGGGAGATCACAGGAAGGTTTGGTAAGAGCGTCTCCATCCTTCACAGCGCTCTAACTCCGGGTGAACGGTATGACGAATGGATGAGAGTGAAGAACGGTAAAGCAAAGATCGTTCTTGGGGCCAGGTCGGCAATTTTTGCCCCCCTGAGCAATCTCGGAATCATCGTCATTGACGAGGAACAGGACCATTCCTATAAACAGGAGGAGTCGCCGAGGTACAATGCACGTGATCTTGCCATCGTCAGGGCGAAGAACGGGAATATCCCCGTCGTCATGGGTAGTGCGACCCCTTCTCTGGAGTCCTATTTCCATGCGATTGAGGGGAAATACCGGCTTCTTGAATTGAGGTCTCGCGTGGAGAAGAGAGCTCTACCGGAAGTGGTTGTAGTCGACATGAAGGAAGAGTACAGGAAGAAGGGAGAAACCGTTCCCGTATCGGATGCGCTGTTTGAAAAGATCACGCAGAAAGTCCAGGCCGGGGAGCAGGCGCTTGTCCTTCTCAACAGAAGGGGCTTTTCTTCTTTCGTCCAGTGTCGGGAATGCGGGACGGCCATTGTCTGCCCGAGGTGCAATATCTCCCTGACCTATCATAAGGCAGATGAGAGACTGCTCTGCCATTATTGCGGATACTGGAAGAAAGAACCTGACAAATGTCCCTCCTGCAAATCGAATGCGCTTTTCTATGGCGGCGAGGGGACGGAAAAGGTTGAAGAGGCGATACAGGAAACGCTAAAGAGCTTCAGGGTTGCGAGAATGGACAGGGACACGGTCAAGGGAAGAGGGGGACATGCCCGCATCCTTGGCGCCTTCGAGAAGAAGGAAATCGACCTTCTCGTCGGGACTCAGATGATAGCGAAAGGGCACGATTTCCCTTCTGTCACTCTGGTCGGAGTCATATCCGCAGACCGCGTTCTCACGCTGCCGGATTTCAGGGCCTCCGAGAGGACATTCCAGCTACTGACGCAGGTTGCAGGCAGAGCGGGGCGTGGCGAGATTCCCGGGCTCGTCCTCATCCAGGCGTTTCAATCTGGTCATTATGCCATCCAGGCCGCAATACATCAGGATTTTGAAGGATTTTACGAGAAGGAGATAAGATTCAGGAAAGTCATGCAGTATCCTCCCTTCACGGTCATGGCTAATGTAATCGTTCAGGATAAGAATCTTTCAAGAGGCGCAAGCATCGCAAAAAAAGCTGGAAGGATAATCAAGAACGTATCTGATGGAAAGGTAATCGTTCTCGGCCCTGCGGTTGCTCCGCTTTCCAAAATCAAGAAACGATACAGATTCCAGATCATTCTGAAAGCGAAGTCAAGAAGAGAAATTGGTAATACCCTCAACAGGTTCCTTGAAGCGGGAAAAGATCTTCCATTGAGAAACATCATCATCGACGTAGACCCCATATCATTGATGTAACAAGATTATTTTTTAGGGGATTATTCGGATGGAGGTATCCGCCTTGCCGGTGACTATGCCGATGATTGAGGCTGTAAAGATTCCTGCTCTGTTTAATTCGGACATGGCTCCTTCAGCTTGGTCTTCCCTGATGAATATCAAAAGGCCACCAGACGTCTGGGGATCGTAGAGGACAGCTTCTTCATTTTCGGCTAACCCGGCATCGATGATCAGCCGTCTGGATTGTGTCTCCTTATTATTCTTTGTCAATCTTGTGCTGAACCCTTCCCTTGCAAGGTCGTTCGACATTTCAAAGAGCGGGAGGGATGAAAAGCTCACCTCGACCCCCACATGGCTGGCATCCACCACATCCAGAAGATGTCCTGCTAGAGCAAAGCCTGTGACGTCAGTACAAGCGCTGACATCATAGCCGAGCATGATCTCGCTTGCCGTCTTGTTCAAAAAGATCATCGACTCGACGGCTTCGGAGAACTGGCTTTCCGTTATCCTCCCGGCTCTGAAGGCGGAGATGTAGAGCGCCGTCCCGAGGGGTTTTGTCAGAATGATGCGGTCTCCGGGTCTTGCATTCATGTTGCTGATCACCCGGGAAGGATCGATCACTCCGGTGACGGAGAGACCGTACTTGAGGTCCTGGTCCTCGATTGTGTGCCCCCCAACGAGAGATGCCCCTGCCTCTTTGATCTTCTTATGGCCACCTTCCAGTATCCTTGCAAGAGCCTCTTTTGCTATTCCTCTGGGTGGAAAGCAGCAGATGTTCATGGCGGTGAGCGGTTTTCCACCCATGGCATAGACATCACTCAGCGAATTAGAAGCGGCGATCTGCCCGAAGATGTAAGGGTCGTCGACCACCGGAGTTATGAAATCGAGCGTCTGGACGATGGCGAGGTCGTCCTTGATCTTGTAGACGGCTGCATCGTCGGCCGTTGCAAATCCCACGATGAGGTTGGGATCGGCCTCCTCCTTGATCCTCGACATGATTAATCTCAGGTCATCCTGACCCAGCTTGGCTGCTCAACCTCCGGCTTTGGAATGACAGGTCAGTCTCTCTCTCTCTTCCATTTCAAACCATCCTTATTCTAAAATAGGCATTCCCTTTTTCATGGCTAAAATATAATATAGAGGACTATCTGATTAGTCAATGAAGATTTGAGGATCATGAAAGGCTTGATGATAGCTTCCATTCTTCCACGAAGAAGAGAAGATCTGAAAAAGGCCGTGAGATCAGGGGAGCTTCCTGAGTATCTCGAGATCAGACTGGATCTGCTCGGTGTAGATGAGATCCTGGACCTGGTAAAGGGAATTCCCTCCAGAAAAATAGCTGCCTGCCGCGCGAGAAGAGATGGTGGGATGTTTGACGGGAGAGAGGAAGAAAGAACCGCCATTCTTGAGGAAGCGCTTATATCGGGCCTGTTCGCTTATATAGACGTTGAGATGGAGAGCGAAGCCGTTGGACTAATTGCCAGACATGATAGGCAGAAATTCATAGTTTCCTACCATGATTTAAGCGGGACTCCTGACGACCTGCCTGATATTTACAGGAGGCTTAGCTCCATCGAAGGGGCTTCTTTTTACAAGCTTGTCCCCTTTGCAAGATCCCTTCGTGACAATCTTCGTGTGAAGGGTATTCTTACCAGGGCAAATTCTGAGAATGTTCCGCTCATCTCTTTTTGCATGGGGATGCACGGAACTCTTTCGAGAGTCCTTTCTATCGCATGGGGCTCGAGAGGGGTCTATGCGTCGCTTTTCAGGGAAGAGGAAACGGCACCTGGGCAGTTGGGATACGATGATCTCTTGAATGTCCTGGATATCGGCAGGATCAATGCGAAGACCAGAATCTTCGCAGTGCTCGGATATCCGCTGAGGCATTCAATGTCACCTGCCATCCATAACGCCCTATACAGAGATCAGAATCTAGATTTTGTCTGCATCCCGCTTGAGCTCCCCTCGATCGATGAGGTTTTTGAATGTGTAGATGAATTCAATATGGCCGGCTTTGCGGTCACCTCGCCTTTCAAGAGGAGTATATTGAAATTCGCTGACCATCAGGATGAAGCTGTCAAAGCGATAGGAGCAGCAAACACCGTCATTTTAAAAGGTTCAAGCGTTCATGCCTACAACACGGATACCGAAGCGTTTTCAAGCGAATTGAAGAGACTCGTCAACCCTGGATTGGAAAGATTCGCCGTTCTGGGAGATGGTGGAGCAGCTTCCGCCGTAGCCTATATCCTCAGAAGGGAAAACGCGGCCGATTTTCGCATCTTCAGCAGGAATGAAGATCGGGGCAGGGAGGTTTCAAGGAGGTTCGGATGCATCTGGCAGGACATCGGTGCCCTGAAGGAGTATGACTACTCGGTCCTCGTGAATTGCACGACTGTAGGAATGTATCCCGATATGGAATCCTCTCCAATAGCAGAGGATTCGTTGAAAGGAAAACTCGTCTATGACCTGATCTACAACCCGGAGCAAACTAAACTGATGAGAATGGCAGCTCCAAAAGGAATTGCCACGGTAAATGGCGCCTCGATGCTCCTCAAGCAAGCGGCTCTTCAATTCGAATTGCTGACCGGAAGGAAGCCTTCCGAACATCTTATGGCACAAACATTTAGGGATAAAATGCTCTTTCTTGACAAAGAAAAGTTAGAATAATAATATTAAGCGCTAAACGCCCCTCGAGAAAGCGAGCAACAGTATGAATCTCCAAAAGGTGTACAAGAAGATAGACGAAAAATTCGATGAGCATCTGGAGCAGATTGCGGAATATGTCAGGGTTGATAACAGAATCACGAACATAGAGAACGTCTTTGCTCTCACGAGGATGCTCAAGAAGGAGATAGAAGAAATGGGCGGCAGAGCCTCCATTATGGATTATGGAGAGCTTCCCATCATCTTTGGCGAGATCAATTTTGGAGCTGACAGCTCATTGCTTATCTACAAGAATTACGACATCATCCCTCCTTTAAGCCCGAGGTGGAAGGTACATCCCTTTTCCGCGCAGATCATTACGGCTGAAGGGGGAGAGAAAGTCATCATGAGCCGCGGGATCAGCGAACCCAAGGGTCCGCTCATCGCAACACTCAACGTTCTCAGAACCGTTATCGAAGAAGGGAAGAAACTTCCCGTCAACATCAAGTTCATCTCGGATGGTGACAGGCAGCTTGGAAGCCCGAGCCTTACCAAATTAATCAGCGACAGGAAGAAGGACTTCCTGGACATCAAAACTGTCTTTGTGCCGAAATTCTCCCAGAGCGAGAGTGGCAATCCGATCCTTCTCCTCGGCGTAAAGGGATTGATCCTGATCGAAATGATCTGCTCAGGCGGCGCATGGGGAGGACCTATCGGGGAATCGTTGCACAGCAGCAACGCGTCCTGGATAAAATCACCCGTCTGGAGACTCATCAAGGCTCTCTCGACGATGGTGGATGAGAACGAGAAGGTTCTCATCAAAGGCTTTTATGATGAAGTAGTCGATGTGATAGATCTCGAGGAGAGAGGGATCAAATCGGGCAAGCTCGAGATCATCGATTTCATGCGGAAGCAGCACGCGGTCAGATTCAAGTGGAACCTTCCTGATGAAGACCTCTTCCGGAAGCATATCCTCACGCCGACATTCAATATCTCCAATATCCTCGTCCGTCCCCCTGCCTACTGGAGTAAACTGATCCTTCCCTCAGAGGCGAGGGCGAGCATCGACATCCGGCTTGTCCCTGACATGGAACCATCTCGTATAATCGAGGCGGTAAGAGACCACCTCCGCGAGCACGGGTACGATGACATAGAGGTAGTCACGCACATTCAATACCCTGCATGGTCGACCGATAGCGATGATCCTGCCGTCAGGATCATCAAGGATGTATACAAGGATTTTGGCTTCGATGTGGAGATCCACTATTCATCCACTTGGTCCTTCCCCTTCTATGCGTTCCAGAAAGAGCTGGGTGCGTCGCTTGTAGTCGGGGGACTGGGAAGGGGAGGAAAGGCCTTTTCCTTTAATGAGTATGCCACGCTGGACGGGATAAAACTCTTTGAAAAATCCGTTGCCTGCTTCCTTGATAGATTCTGCAAAACCGCGCTGCGAGACTGAGATCCTTTTCGCCTTCATCTATACTGACACGAGAGTGAAGGAGGAAAAATGAGAAAAACGATATATCTACTTCTGATCATGGCATGTATGGTGCTCTTCCTTCAGGGATGCATCACTTCGAGACATACCGAACGGGATATCAAGGGGCTGGACAGGACACTGGATATGTTCACCTACATCGAGGAGGGAAACCTCATCGCGTTGGTGGCAAGCACGTATGCGACGAGATTGCGAGAGGCGGAAGCATACATCCCGCTGGAAGTATCCATCGCGAACAAGGGACTGGCGAATCTGACAATCACAAGGGAGAGTTTCATGCTTGTCGACGAGGAGGGGAACAACTATCCTTTAGTTCCGACGAAAGAACTCCTCGATAATTATGAAAAGCAGGATTTCGACAGAAGCTTCGCGCACATCCACAAAGTCGTCTATTCAATATTTGACGCATACACTCAGGTGGAGAGCAACTTCGAGCCCGACAGGTTTGGCAGGAGAAGAATAGTGATCGACAAGGTCGAGCTTCCGAAATTTTCCTACCTGATCGATATGCTCTATTTCAGGAAGCCGAAGGCAGGTCTCAAGGGGAAGAAGTTCGAGCTTTTCCTCACTGCCCAGGAGCTTGAAGAACCGGTCTTCGTCAAATTCATGGTGGAATAACCCCTCCTAGAAGAGGTCGGAGAGTTCGTCATTGTATTCTGGGAGGCGGTTGTGTTTCTGAAGGAATTGCTGGAGGAGCTCACTTTCCCTCTTTGTATACATCGGATCTTCCTCATAGATAAAGAAACGGGCCCTGTCGCTGGAAGCAAGCCTTTCCATTAGAGCCTTCTTCATGTTAGAGCTCCCGGAGATGAGAAGGATGTTCTTTCCTTCGTCGAGGAGCTGGATGACGCCATCTGTTTCAGGAACGTCAGCGACATTTTCTTCTGTGAAGAAAATCCATTTTTCTGGAGGTAGCGGGACTCCTGACATTCTGAGCCTCAGATCGCAGCGCAGGCATCGGGATGCCTCTCTAAGAGCCTCTTCTTCGCTGTAACCAGTTTCGATGACACCGGATGCAACATCGAGCCTTTGTTTTGGAGAAAGACATTGCATCTCAACCCTTTCCATGGCTGCAAAGTCTTCATCCCTTCCGAGCAGATCAGATGGCTTCTCTATCTTGAGAAACCTCTCATCGATGTTTCCGTC from Acidobacteriota bacterium includes the following:
- a CDS encoding uracil-DNA glycosylase — its product is MREKKQIREQLEERLKYLQEMGIDHLGVRTLGISGIEIGDDILIGERQARESHVLQVSIRPAAESHEKMSAADDGASRGKENSLLLSELRMNIGDCTRCRLSAGRKHIVFGSGSPQAELLFIGEAPGVDEDIQGLPFVGRAGHLLTKIINAIEMDREQVYIANIIKCRPPGNRNPLPDEIETCVPFLIRQIEIIKPRIIVALGTVAAQILLKTTLPITSLRGRFMKYCDVPVMPTFHPAFLLRNPNRKKEVWEDMKIVRDALKR
- the priA gene encoding primosomal protein N' → MKRYFQIALPLPIRQTFTYSLQESISADIRPGTRVIVPFGRREMVGFITEEIEEEKVGLDKRKVKEIIRILDERPLMSEDILTLSRWAADYYICGLGEMLKAAIPGISRSSKTKVERCAEIVKKEGWSLEDYRRSCGRAIRQLAVLELLLEEGKAVPFSEIKEKSGASSSTVLALSKKGLLSIGMMDVRRKPFSLSAAERKEIVLNDEQERAVRELYGALEMNQFKVFLLKGVTGSGKTEVYLKAMEKAISMERNALYLVPEISLTPMLAREITGRFGKSVSILHSALTPGERYDEWMRVKNGKAKIVLGARSAIFAPLSNLGIIVIDEEQDHSYKQEESPRYNARDLAIVRAKNGNIPVVMGSATPSLESYFHAIEGKYRLLELRSRVEKRALPEVVVVDMKEEYRKKGETVPVSDALFEKITQKVQAGEQALVLLNRRGFSSFVQCRECGTAIVCPRCNISLTYHKADERLLCHYCGYWKKEPDKCPSCKSNALFYGGEGTEKVEEAIQETLKSFRVARMDRDTVKGRGGHARILGAFEKKEIDLLVGTQMIAKGHDFPSVTLVGVISADRVLTLPDFRASERTFQLLTQVAGRAGRGEIPGLVLIQAFQSGHYAIQAAIHQDFEGFYEKEIRFRKVMQYPPFTVMANVIVQDKNLSRGASIAKKAGRIIKNVSDGKVIVLGPAVAPLSKIKKRYRFQIILKAKSRREIGNTLNRFLEAGKDLPLRNIIIDVDPISLM
- the rpoZ gene encoding DNA-directed RNA polymerase subunit omega, with translation MPRTYDNVDSKYRFIVLAAQRCRQLIEGAKPKINNPSKKPTIIAQEEVLSGLIDYYYEDEKKEDFHGEDDGRE
- the coaBC gene encoding bifunctional phosphopantothenoylcysteine decarboxylase/phosphopantothenate--cysteine ligase CoaBC; its protein translation is MRIALGVTGCIASYKAAEIVRALVRRNVEVDVIMTQHATSFISPLTFQTLSRKRVIVEQYELHSDASVEHIALARLVDLFLVAPASADVINKFASGIADDFLTTFFLSCTAPVMIAPSMNASMYLNPVVQESVEKLKRGGVHIIAPEKGDLACGEEGVGRLPDIEKIVEEAMRAAVKSNSLKGKNVLVTAGGTREPIDGVRYISNRSSGKMGYAVAEAARKRGADVTLVSGPTDLTVPWGINLIEVETSDEMADTVLKEATRADYIFMAAAVSDFKPEKVHKGKIKKSEGDLTLKLNRTRDILLELGKKKEGRREASEGKERGERGEIRKSVGILVGFAAETENLLRNAKSKLREKNLDFIVANDVRKKGTGFGSDRNAAILVDRKGKRKVFSRMYKRELAERLLDAICKPH
- a CDS encoding M20/M25/M40 family metallo-hydrolase: MNLQKVYKKIDEKFDEHLEQIAEYVRVDNRITNIENVFALTRMLKKEIEEMGGRASIMDYGELPIIFGEINFGADSSLLIYKNYDIIPPLSPRWKVHPFSAQIITAEGGEKVIMSRGISEPKGPLIATLNVLRTVIEEGKKLPVNIKFISDGDRQLGSPSLTKLISDRKKDFLDIKTVFVPKFSQSESGNPILLLGVKGLILIEMICSGGAWGGPIGESLHSSNASWIKSPVWRLIKALSTMVDENEKVLIKGFYDEVVDVIDLEERGIKSGKLEIIDFMRKQHAVRFKWNLPDEDLFRKHILTPTFNISNILVRPPAYWSKLILPSEARASIDIRLVPDMEPSRIIEAVRDHLREHGYDDIEVVTHIQYPAWSTDSDDPAVRIIKDVYKDFGFDVEIHYSSTWSFPFYAFQKELGASLVVGGLGRGGKAFSFNEYATLDGIKLFEKSVACFLDRFCKTALRD
- the selD gene encoding selenide, water dikinase SelD, whose product is MGQDDLRLIMSRIKEEADPNLIVGFATADDAAVYKIKDDLAIVQTLDFITPVVDDPYIFGQIAASNSLSDVYAMGGKPLTAMNICCFPPRGIAKEALARILEGGHKKIKEAGASLVGGHTIEDQDLKYGLSVTGVIDPSRVISNMNARPGDRIILTKPLGTALYISAFRAGRITESQFSEAVESMIFLNKTASEIMLGYDVSACTDVTGFALAGHLLDVVDASHVGVEVSFSSLPLFEMSNDLAREGFSTRLTKNNKETQSRRLIIDAGLAENEEAVLYDPQTSGGLLIFIREDQAEGAMSELNRAGIFTASIIGIVTGKADTSIRIIP
- a CDS encoding type I 3-dehydroquinate dehydratase, whose product is MKGLMIASILPRRREDLKKAVRSGELPEYLEIRLDLLGVDEILDLVKGIPSRKIAACRARRDGGMFDGREEERTAILEEALISGLFAYIDVEMESEAVGLIARHDRQKFIVSYHDLSGTPDDLPDIYRRLSSIEGASFYKLVPFARSLRDNLRVKGILTRANSENVPLISFCMGMHGTLSRVLSIAWGSRGVYASLFREEETAPGQLGYDDLLNVLDIGRINAKTRIFAVLGYPLRHSMSPAIHNALYRDQNLDFVCIPLELPSIDEVFECVDEFNMAGFAVTSPFKRSILKFADHQDEAVKAIGAANTVILKGSSVHAYNTDTEAFSSELKRLVNPGLERFAVLGDGGAASAVAYILRRENAADFRIFSRNEDRGREVSRRFGCIWQDIGALKEYDYSVLVNCTTVGMYPDMESSPIAEDSLKGKLVYDLIYNPEQTKLMRMAAPKGIATVNGASMLLKQAALQFELLTGRKPSEHLMAQTFRDKMLFLDKEKLE